The Anopheles coluzzii chromosome 2, AcolN3, whole genome shotgun sequence genome window below encodes:
- the LOC125906764 gene encoding uncharacterized protein LOC125906764: MDSDSETELYSSSIALRYLLLKRRRDKTNDLWEKREKIGQYHTLFHELLKQEDKFFEFMRVSIKTFYFILRRIEHLITKQPTNKPYICPEERLMITLRYLSTGIPFKSLSFTYCIAHNTIGLIVYETCEAIWNTFNEEFIPFPTTSAFRNVEKEFRHKWNFPNCIGAIDGKHIRMKAPAFSGTQYYNYKKYFSLHLQAVADVNWKFIAIDVGEYGSRSDSGVFNSSSLFELIRSNRLNIPPPKPLPGTTQRMPHVFIGDQGYPLKPFLLRPFPDSEDPAKNYFNHLLSMARRCVECAFGLLVVKWRFLKQELQITPEHVSIIVKTACLLHNMCIDFRESTELMNNINPQSNANRNRANNHPSQEATDIRNVFKNYFYDRIYQ, from the exons atggaTTCAGATTCTGAAACGGAACTATACAGTTCGAGCATAGCTTTGCGCTACTTACTATTAAAAAGAAGGCGCGATAAAACCAACGATCTGTGGGAAAAACGTGAAAAAATCGGGCAATACCACACATTGTTTCATGAACTTTTGAAACAAGAAGATAAATTCTTCGAGTTTATGagagtttcaattaaaactttttacTTCATACTGAGAAGGATAGAGCATCTTATAACAAAGCAACCTACAAACAAACCATACATTTGTCCAGAGGAACGATTGATGATCACTCTCAG GTATCTATCGACTGGAATACCTTTTAAGTCTTTATCATTCACATATTGTATTGCTCACAATACAATCGGCCTCATTGTCTACGAAACATGTGAGGCAATTTGGAACACGTTTAATGAAGAGTTTATCCCGTTCCCTACAACGTCTGCATTTAGGAATGTGGAAAAAGAGTTTCGCCATAAATGGAATTTTCCTAATTGTATCGGCGCCATAGATGGCAAGCATATCCGAATGAAAGCCCCGGCATTTTCAGGTACAcaatattataattataaaaaatatttttctctgCATTTGCAAGCAGTAGCAGATGTGAATTGGAAATTTATCGCCATTGACGTTGGTGAATATGGGAGTCGTAGCGATAGCGGCGTCTTTAATTCGTCATCATTGTTTGAGCTCATTCGTTCAAATCGGCTCAACATCCCTCCTCCTAAACCACTGCCTGGTACTACCCAAAGAATGCCTCACGTGTTTATAGGCGATCAGGGTTATCCACTAAAACCTTTCTTACTGCGGCCTTTTCCGGATAGTGAAGATCCGGCAAAAAATTACTTCAACCATCTGCTGAGTATGGCAAGACGCTGCGTTGAATGCGCCTTTGGTTTGTTGGTGGTAAAATGGCGTTTCCTCAAGCAAGAACTCCAGATAACTCCGGAACACGTCTCAATAATCGTCAAAACAGCATGCCTGTTGCATAACATGTGCATAGATTTTAGAGAAAGCACGGAATTAATGAATAACATTAACCCACAATCCAACGCCAACAGGAACAGAGCAAACAATCATCCATCTCAAGAGGCTACAGATATTCGAAATGtcttcaaaaattatttttatgatcgAATTTATCAATAA